The window AGGCTATATGGTGTTTTTTTAATTTGTATTTCCCATCCTCATTCTGTTCGTCTTCAATAAATGAAAAAATCTCCCCATAATTCACAAACCATGATTTTGGAATGATCCCAACTTCTTTATTTGGCAATTCTATTTCTGACTTCCCCTTAAGCAATAACTTCTTGAATTTTTGAAAGGATATTTCATAGTCACCAAAAGATATGACTGCCTCTACATCAAACCAGTCAATTTTCTCTTTTATATTAACAGAAATCTTGGCGGTACCCATAAAATATTTCTTCCCGCTGTCGCTGGTTGTTTGTTTAATTTTTATTCCCAAATCTTCCAGCTGGGGTCTATTATTAATTATCCAATCATAGGCTTCCCGTTTGGGCATTGACTGTCTCCCTACACGAACTGCCAGTCCATTGTTTTTCAAAAAATCTCCGTAGAAGCTTTCCTTTTTTAAATTTCTGACAACTTTATAAAAGACATATTCATCACCAATTTTCTCAATCTCAACATTGGTAGGTTTGACTTGGTCTGCTCTAAAAGAATAATCTCCATAATGATACCTTAGATCAAATACCATTTTTTCTTCATCTTCATCAGCGATCTTTTTTCCAAACATATCCACTGTAGGATTCCTTGGCAACTCGCCCAGATACAATACAGGTTCAGGATTGTCTCGTGCTACTTTTATTTCAAACCCTTTGGCATACACATCGAATGAAGCGACAAGTTGAGTGACAAACTTGCGGTAATAAGAATCTTCAACTTTTCGGGGAATGACAATAAACCTTTTGTTTAAAAAAGGCCTCAATTTTTTCCCATCTACAGCTTTTTCAAAGCTCACTAACATGGAATCAACTACCAACCAAGCAGGTTGGTGGCAAATTAAATAACTGCCTTTATACTGCCACTCCAACTTTTCGCCTTGGTATTTTATTGTAGGAAAGTAGTGGGTATTTTCTTCATTTCTTCTAAAATGAAATAATACGGAAGCTTTTTCAGGCATAATGGCTATTTCTTTCCATACAGGATTTCCATCATTTCCCATTTCAAAAAGCCGCTTGTTTTGGATTTTATCCAAAATCTTGGCCCTTGTAATTTCAAGTTTACCTTCTATTAGTTTCTGAACTTCCTTGTTAGACTGGGTCACATGATCTTTATCAAAGACCTTCCTTAAAAACTCTTTAGGCTTGGTATTTTTTACATTGTACTTTTTGACAATGGCTTCCTGCTGCATGCTATCCATCAGCTTAATTAATTCCAAGTCGGTATCATCTAGCCCTTCCCCAAACTCTCTTGCATTTTGATAAGAAATATTCTGGTAAGCAAATGACAATCTTCCTTTCTCATCCAATTGGATAGCAAAAGATTCAAAAAGAATCCCCAATAACTCGTGGTTAAATAGGGAATAAACGATTTCAAATGGCTTATCTGAAGCTACTTTCATTAAAACAAGATTTAAACTAAATGGTGCTTTTTTAAAAATTGGCAGTTTGCAAATTACAGAATTATTTAAAAGAAATAAATAAATACTGCATTTAAACCTTACAGATGAAGGGTAGTCTTCACTTTAGATGCAATCAAAGCCGGTCTATACGAGGCTATGATGGTGATTATTACTACACTAACACTTGTATATAAAAAATCTGTCCATTGCATTTTCACAGGATAAGCGTCTACCACCGACGAAGTCACACCCAGCGATACCAATCCATAATTGTCTTGGACCCAACAAATCAAAAATCCTAAAACCAGGCCAACCAAAGCTCCTGAAAAAGCAATGATTGCACCTTCTTTTAAATAGATGGAACGTATCAATTTCTTTGTCCCTCCCATGGCCAAAATAACGGCTATGTCTTTTTTCTTCTCTATAGCAAGCATACTCAATGAGAAAAATATATTGAAGGATGCCACGGCCAAAATAAAAGTAAGGGTAAGGAACACAAATAGTTTTTCCAACCTAATGGTCATCAATAGACTTGCGTGTTGCTCATCACTATCTTGTACTACAAACGCTTCTCCTAGTAATTGTCTAAGTTCGGTCTTCACTTTTTGAACATTGTAATCCGGAGAAACCATTATTTCCAAACCTGTTCTTCGATTCCCGTACTCCAATAATTTGGAAGCAAAGCTCAAAGGAACGATCAAATATTCATCATCGATTTGCTTTTCAACACTAAAAATACCTGCAGGCTGGATCACTTCCCGATTGTACATACTTGAGGGGTCAATGCTTCCTGACTTCGGATCCTTGGGATAAAACACCTGGATCAGCTCAAATTCATTATCCAGGTTAAGTAATAAAAAATATGACAGCCCTCGCCCAATCAAAGCCCTTGGTTTCTTTTCCTCTCCCAAGCTCATTTCCCCACTAAGATAGCCTGCTTTAAACCTATCTTGTGCAATAAAATTATCTGAAACTCCTTTTAATGTGGCCACCACCTGATGATCTCCGTATCGTACCAATGCATTGTCTTCGATTACTTCAGTTAGAATCTCCACGCCTTCTATGGCTTCAATTTGCTCAATAAAGACATCATCTACTTCAAAAGACTTGCCTTCCAACGGCATCACCTTTAGATCAGCATCAAAGGAGGCATACAAGCCTTTGATCAAATCCTCTAAGCCATTAAAGACTGACAACACTACCACCAAGGCCATGGTCCCCACAGCAACGCCTACCATCGATATTCTCGACAAAACGGTGATAAAATTTTTCTTGGCTTTACTTTTAAAATACCTTGATGCTATAAAATAGGAGAGATTCAATGCTTGATTTAATTAGCCTTGTTGATTTTTCAATAAAATTCTTAAAAATGAAAATATTAACCCATACTTACAACTAAATGTTTTCATCGTCATCTTCATCTTCTTCCGGGGCTTCGGGGATGTCAAGTTTAGAGATCACAGCATCCATATGTTGAGCGTACGCAGCAGACTCATCCAAGAAGAAGGCCAATTCAGGAATAACCCTTACTGATTTACCAATTCTTCTCCCTAAAAATTTTCGGATTTGGCTCTTGTTATCATCCACTTTATCAATCAATTCTGCAGGATCAGCCAACAAGAAACTCAAATTAATTTTTGCCAATCCCAAGTCAGGACTCATTAAAACACGGGTCACTGTGACCATCGCCTTATCCACAATAGGCCTTCCCTCTTTCTGAAAAATCTCGCCCAACTCCTTTTGGATCAACTTAGAATATTTTTGTTGTCTTTTACTTTCCATTTTTAAATATTTAATCGTTACAAATTTAGTGAAATATACGGGTAACCTTTAATTTCGTAAATTGAGTTTAAAATAAATATAGACCTTGCTGGAATTTTTCAAAATTAATGACCCGTTTC of the Cyclobacterium marinum DSM 745 genome contains:
- a CDS encoding FtsX-like permease family protein gives rise to the protein MNLSYFIASRYFKSKAKKNFITVLSRISMVGVAVGTMALVVVLSVFNGLEDLIKGLYASFDADLKVMPLEGKSFEVDDVFIEQIEAIEGVEILTEVIEDNALVRYGDHQVVATLKGVSDNFIAQDRFKAGYLSGEMSLGEEKKPRALIGRGLSYFLLLNLDNEFELIQVFYPKDPKSGSIDPSSMYNREVIQPAGIFSVEKQIDDEYLIVPLSFASKLLEYGNRRTGLEIMVSPDYNVQKVKTELRQLLGEAFVVQDSDEQHASLLMTIRLEKLFVFLTLTFILAVASFNIFFSLSMLAIEKKKDIAVILAMGGTKKLIRSIYLKEGAIIAFSGALVGLVLGFLICWVQDNYGLVSLGVTSSVVDAYPVKMQWTDFLYTSVSVVIITIIASYRPALIASKVKTTLHL
- the rbfA gene encoding 30S ribosome-binding factor RbfA, with the translated sequence MESKRQQKYSKLIQKELGEIFQKEGRPIVDKAMVTVTRVLMSPDLGLAKINLSFLLADPAELIDKVDDNKSQIRKFLGRRIGKSVRVIPELAFFLDESAAYAQHMDAVISKLDIPEAPEEDEDDDENI